The region cttaAAAATTTAcaagagtaattctgactcgtggaaaacaaaccccaaagggttacctttcagaagacaagAACAGTTCAAGAACAGTAGTCATttaattttgggtatgtcattttcaagaaaaggggtgatacttaaggagTTAAAAACACAATTGTCATTTTGACGGTTCTTAAAAAAATCATtcggcaaaatattttttgctgaGACCTGACATTACCCGTGGAGAAAACATCTCTAACTCTAACACACCAACTATCGAAATATGTGAGCTGACTGGAAATGAAaaccacattcattcattcatttcatagaTACAATTGTACAACAGAATACTTATATTACAAAGGGAAATTATAAAACTGTCTACTCAATGTTCGTAGCTCAAAGTATTATACAATGCATGTTTGCCAACAAGTAGCCTTTCTATTGCATGCAACACACCTCAgtacttttcttcttcttaaacAGTGACAGAATAGTTCCAAAGAGGAGGAGACAAGTGAAGGAAAGGAGGTCACTTGTTTTTGTGTATACCAACCATATCAAGATATCACTGACACTGCAATTTGTATAGAACGATTCCCTGCCTATAAATACAGGTAGCCTACTACCTCAATGCCACTCCCAGCCGGGAACAGTACCATAGTTACAGTTACAAGCTCGGCTGGTCAGGGCATTGTGAATGCTGTTTATAAGGTGAGTGATTTTTCATGCTTTATTTCAATTGATTAACAGCATAAGCTTCTGCTTAAAGGCAAGAACACAGGTTATGGAAAGCCATCAATGgccaaaaaaaaagggtttcacCACAGTTATTTTTgcccagtgacatcacttcagaATAATTTCAAATATTGTATTTGGGAAACCTATGAGTCaacattgatttttaaaatgggTTGCATCATGTTTAGAAGAATTTTGCACCATCTTAAGCCACATTAGAATCAGAAATAGCATGCcattgcatgccatgaagaatgcATTCATATGGAAGATTCAGTGACTCAGTAATTAATTTCAGTAATTAAATACACATCACTACTGAGACTTGTGATCATTATTGTCATTGCTTTTACTGAATGATGCGCATTTATCATGCCATTAAATCACGACGCATTGCATTTCCTTGCGCTTTGTCGAACACAGACGTGTGGGGGTAGTTGAGGAAAGGAGGATTGAAAAACAATACTTGAAATAATAGAGGCAAAATGGTTTCACAGCATTGTTTGTACAAATGGGTTAGTTGTCAGTGACAAAtgactgaaaatatttaattatattcttAGAATATTATAAGCACAAGACATAGCAATTGTTGTCACAAGAGATCATCACTTTATAAACCTGAATATATAAAATCACAGCTCCTGGAATTTCTTTTTACCTTTGAGCCAAGATGATGTGATCCTTTTCACAAACcaaataattcagaaaaaaatgtagaaCTGGGTTTACTTAAGTGAGGTTCGAGGCACATAAACGTCGTGGAGGAGTTAAATTACCTTATAGACCTGGTATATCCATAAGGGTTCATTAAAACATCTGACGCCAATGCGtttggcaacaaaaaccttcatcaGGGCGTGGCTTGTCTTGGCTTGCCACATGGTTCGACTTTCCCAGTTCTTTTACTACGCTCTTGGCACCATCTCTGTATTTTTCTGCTCATTACCTCATATTTCTCCTGAGCTCTTCAGCCTTTTCTTTGAGCACCTAGTGATCTGTTTTTCTCAACCAAATAATTCAAGTTTTTAGTGGAGAAACTACCCATCTTTATTAGTCCGCAAGAGCACTGCCCCTGCCCAGGCagacttaaaataataatgagatCAGTGGTGAAAATGGAAAGATTTGCTgagattaaaaacatttaaatagttATGtcctcgcacgcacacacacatacaaacgtacaaaaataattctgaaaatgccttcaaataaagcagcttaattgaattttaaaccgcaaatctattttgcatgaaagaaacaacctgtcactcatcacaaaccttgtcatcaaatttcaagttgaaaaaagatcatttaaggGGTTttcctctgctgttaaacatagtggtgggtcatttttgacaaGGGTTAACATATAAGCAGAGGTGTTTTCTTTTCCCCTTGTCCTTACAGATAGAAACATCttcaaaagaaacaaataaaaaaactggcaACCATGAGCACTTTCACTCCAGAGGACTTTGGCTTCACCTTCCTGAAGGATGGGACTTCTGTCCAGGACTTAATCGATCAGAGGATCAAGGCGTTGTCTGCGTCGGTGAGAGTTTGAGCTGTCCCGGAAGGCTGCTGGTCAGGTCTTGGAAACAAGTTGTATACagccttcactaaacccttaAAATagagcagcttaattgaattgaattacccccccccccccccccccccccccccccaaaaaaaacaaaaaaaacaacaacctgtcactcatcaccaACTTTCATTAAATTTCAGGTTGagaaaagatcatttagggggttttctctgctgttaaacatactGGCAGGTATGACCCTTAACACAACACAAGTGTTAAGCATTTGAAACTGCAGAAAGGGCAGATCTCTCTCCACCAGAATTCGAGATCCATGGTTTGGCGTCCGGCCTTGCTGCCGCTGCGTTGATGCCTGTCTGTTGTGTTTCGAGCTCGGTGTCCTCAACGTCCCCTTTCGCCGTTCCCTAGGATGCCAAGGATGCCTTCTACGTGGCGGACCTGGGGGAGGTAATGAGGAGGTACCTGTTGTGGGTACGTGAGATACCTCGAGTCACGCCCTTCTACGCTGTCAAGTGCAACGCAAGCCGCCCCATTGTCAGGACGCTCGCcgctctggggacagggttCGACTGCGCCAGCAAGGTACTAACCCCAAGCCAgacgtgtgtcagtgtatgcatGATTGTGTTCTCAGCAATTACCTGGGCTTTATCTGGCTAATTAGTAAATATGTAACAAAATGTCGGCTACACATATTAAACACTGATATTTGCTCCAGGTTGCTTATTCAGGACATTGTTTACATCAGGGcggcccaaacctgttcctggagatctaccgtcctgtcgttttcacttcaaccctaacaaagccacacctcattcaacagcttcagatctcattgagctactTAGTAGgtattagttgaatcaggtgtgccaaattagggttgaagtgaaaacctacaggacggtagatctccaggaacaggttttgGCGGCCCTGGTTTACATGATACGCTATACATGGCAGtgatttaaatgtatatattattcCGAGTTTAGGCAAtgggtgtttttcttttttctttcaatacatattttttgaCCCCTGTATCAGGATACAAATGATATTGTGGGCTGAGTGTGTTCTCATGCTTGCTTATTAGTAGTGTGCTAGTTCATTCATGGAATGGACTCCAGTTCAACATTTGTTGTCCTAATCTGAACCACTCGGGATGCCCTGTGAGCCAGTTTTTTCCTTTGTCCCTCTCCGCTTTTAGTATGAGATGCATCTCATGATGTCTCTCGGGGTGGACCCCAGCAGGATCATCTATTCCAACACCATCAAGCAGCCCTCCAACCTCAAATACGCCACTGCCCATGGGATCCAGAAGATGACCTTTGACAACGAGGCCGAGCTTGTTAAGATCGCCCAATGCTGTGAAAATGCCAAGTGAGTGgtttctatatatttttgctcTTTTCTGCTTGGCACTCCACccagataaccagcaaaaatgtaagggagggatGAGTGCTCGACCGCGGCTTCAGGAGATAAGACAGAACACCCTCCCATCGTTGGGTGCGCTCAGGTGCTTGTTATGATAGAAAAGAATGAGGAGGAAGCGCATCCAAGGTCGGTTCCTCCTTAACCAGCCTAGGAGGAACCACAGATGATAAATGTAACCtttagcagtgtgttaattgcaaaacaaatgttatatgaCTTAAGGAGCAGATGTGGGCCCAGGAGTACAACGCGTGAtggaaaaatactgaaacactgtatgaagatgattggctttcaccgtaaTGTATGCATGCGACaacttaggatgtgtaatggtataagaatagacaccctgtctgctaaaatctagagtgttttctcacattggtgtgaggcATTCTCCATGCTTTGTTATAGGGttaataaagtttgtattattgaaactctccttgctgtgaaagaactgggttcttttaaacgggaaaggttgcttgcaagaCCTCCCTCCTTGGAATTTCCCCCACACTGTCTAATTACtgttggtcccctaaaattggagggacactgtataaaaatggatgtggttcctacacggatcacccgatGTGGATGGtaacaccctcaaattaaaggtgaccatctgcacttcaacacaattttcctcgtttcatttaaaattcaatgtgGTGGagcgcagagccaaaagaacagaagccGTGCCACTTTCAAAGTactcacagactgcactgtgtgacGGGCTGATGCTTGGATGGGTAGACTGATGGATGCATATTTAGATGGATGAGTAAtagatattataaatatttggatATACAGACATTTGGATGGAATGGATATTTGGGGTGGTGAATAGATGGATGATAAAAATTTGGTCAGATATTTGGACAGATGGATGCTTCAAATGTAAAAACGATACTCTGCAGACACTTTGAGTTTCCACATTTGTGCATCTGCTTTGGAAAAACTCACCCTTGACCTCCCACcctttcctcttcctcaggctGCTCCTCCGCATTGCCGTGGATGACTCGGGTTCCATGTTGACAATGAGCAAAAAGTTTGGGGCGAAGCTGGAGAGATGCCCGGAGCTCCTGAAGCAAGCAAAGAAGCTGGGGCTGGACGTCATCGGGGTCAGCTTCCACGTGGGCAGCTACTGCATGACCCCAGTGGCCTACACGAAGGCCATCACAAATGCCCGTGACGTCTTCGACATGGCGGTGAGCACCTGGCACCGTGTGAAAAGCTCCACTCGGTTGGCAGCTACAGTTGGAAATGCCATACAATGCTGTAAATGTAACCATTTTGACAATAAACCCATCAGATCAGCGATCTCAAATTCCAGGCCTAGAAGGGCGGCTGTTCTCATAATTTCTGATCTTTCGATCAAGTTACATTTTGCAGCCACGCCCTTGTGTGGGTCTTTAGCTAATACTGTACACAACTAAAATTACTGAAGTACTGAGACACACCAGAAACCAGTAGATGTTGTAACTATCGAGGACTGGACTGGAGATTTGTCACAGCTGGTTACATGGTTATGACACTGAAGCATCTGTGGCTTGATGAGCTGTggtcttgtgtgtgtggtttgagtCTGTATTGTGTAAAGGATGTAAAGAATCATTCATGGCTGCTTGTTTTTCAGGCAAAGATTGGCTACAAAATGACCCTTCTGGACCTTGGTGGAGGATACCCTGGGTTTAGCCTTCCCAATATTTCTCTATTTAAGGAGGTAATTTTTCTGAAActctgctactgctgctggtTTCTATTATTCACCACCACACAGGGAATGGTTTTGAACTTGAATGCCAGGTGAGTGGagtctctggccaatcagtgactttGATCAGACAGTCATTTAACAATCAGGTAGAAGTGAGAACAAACATTACTGCTGCCGTTCAGGGCCAGACTTAGACAATCACCACTTTTACAAGAGTTACTCAGAGTGTTCCTTTGTTGGATCTGACCCTGATATCCCCATTCCCAGATGGCGGTTGACATaaacaaaacactggacaaGTACTTCCCCGTCAGCACCGGAGTCCAAATAATCAGCGAGCCGGGTCGCTTCTTCCCATCATCAGCCTACACGCTGGCTGTCAATATCATCGGTAAGAGGGTGGACATGGAGAAGTCGGCCTATGATGGTGAGTTTGCTCCGTAATTAAGCCTTATCCCCAGTCTGGCACAGTTCTGTTTCCACatagtctgaacacacaacatacttCATGAGATCTGAagttgggcggcctgtagcgtagtagcgtagtggttaaggtagatgcagtagttaaggtacatgcctgggacccgcaaggtcagtggttcgatccccggtgtacccacaataagatccgcacagctgttgggcccttgaacaaggcccttaaccctccattgctccaggggaggattgtctcctgctcagtcttatcgactgtaagtcgctctggataagaatgccattaatgtaatgtaatgtaatgtaatgtaatgaagtggaGCAAGGTCACCTGTAAGATGGCACCTGTTTCTTCTCATGCAGCTCTCAACTCCAACTCTCCTCTCACTCCCATAGGCAAAGAAGACGGGGCCAACAGTAAGACTATTAGTTACTATGTGAATGATGGCATCCACACTTCATTCGGAAGCGTCATTTTCCCCTATGCCTATGTCCTGCCAAGTACACACAAGGTACGAGCACAAAGTTTGTCATTGGTTTTGCTGCTTTTATAGTCCTGGCAACCCTGCCAATCTGCAGTGCCAGatcatttgtgagtgtgtctgcataAGTAACTATGTACTGTTGCAGTTCCAGGTTGTGTTTGAGTCCTCTTCAGTTCATGTATCCCTGTCTCACTGCAGAGAAGCAAGCCAGGTGAGCGCTTCTACCCCAGCACCATCTACGGACAGACCTGTGATGGGCACGACCAGATTGTGGAAGATTACAGCCTGCCAGAGGCACAGGAGGGTGAATGGATGTTGTTCAACCACATGGGAGCCTACACTGTCACCACCATGACCGAATTCAACGGCTTCCCAAAGCCTGAAACCCAATTTGTGATGACCCGGAAAGCATGGTATATGCCTGAGTATCTTATGTTTTCTGTCCTTTACCTGAAATTCTCCCTTATTTGTAACATTGTCAGGGACCAGAACAATAGACCCAGCAGCATGACCACAGGAGTAagtttaaagtctttattaacctTGCAGCAGAGTAGACAGGCAGGGTTTATTAACCAGCAAGCCGTAGCAACAGAGATCAAGCGGTTCGTAAACGAGATTCAAACAAGGGGGTCGGTACAACGGCAAACAGATATAGCGGGGGTAATCCAAGATGTCGTCaatgtcacaggcaaagggaTGATAACACACGGGCAgtccaaataaaaacagaatccagaaacaaaaaccGATAAACCAAACAGGATCGAAAAACTATGGATCAACTCAATGCAGAAGGATGAATCAGAACAGAAATCtgcacagaaataaacactggTGAGTATGGTcatgacacataacaatctggctacgaaagacagaaacaaatgggTTTAAATACACGCAACTAAACTCGGATCAGAACGAGACACGTGGAATCGATGACGGCAGataggaaggaagtacatataaggactgGGAAGGCGGAGACATGAAACAAGACAcagattaaatgaatgaatgaatggaacaacCTGGAAACAGACTACGGTAAGTAAAGAGGGAATGAATACACAGAAACACGAACAACTTAGACAAAAACTGAcaatgaaaacacagaacctgccaaacatttattttacagggAAGGTGGATGAAAATTGACAAAAACATGCTGGAATGCGAGGGTGCCAGCTTTTGCTGTGCGGCTGATTTCGGTCTCTTGGTCAATgatggtgtggtgtgttttttTCAAATCTGTATTTTGTTCTGAACATCTGTGTGTCCACTGTCAGTGTATTTAGTTGACAGAGTAGAAAACTTGTCAATGCTTCACAACACAGTATATAAATTAGACTTTGgctaagcaacataaaaaagttATTAAAATGAATCACCGAATGAAGCTATTCCTCTCTAGCCTGCTTAAAGTTCCTGCAAGAAATCATAGATTATTTCTGGAGATCAGATCAATTCATTCAAGAAGCTGACAGCAAGGCTTCCAGCATACTTCTGAACTCCTCATTTGGGCCTCCATTCAAAAAGTGGTTTGATAATGTGGtttgataatgacaacatgGATTTCAACAGTGAATGAAAAAAGGTTATGAAAGGTTATCTTGGCATTCAGGTGAAATCCCTGCTCCATGTCCAGCACACTGCACATGGccagcaggtgtgggcttggttagttcTTGATTGGTAGACCCTCTGGCTCAACCTACTAGCTGCTGGATGCCATTGTAGATACTAATCTCCATTGACCCCCGACCCCCGCCCACTCCTCCTTTCCTGTCTCCAGGCAACGCCTTCTGCAGATTGCTGCTGCTAAGGGGGACCAAGTCCTTCTTCAACAGCCCAGTCCCCATGATGAGCCGGATGCCTGCTGCCTTGTGAAACCTGGCCTCGCCCGCAAGCACAACCTTAAAGGGAAGGAGGGGAAATGATTAGTTTAGGGAGGGTGAGAGGCA is a window of Conger conger chromosome 1, fConCon1.1, whole genome shotgun sequence DNA encoding:
- the LOC133129502 gene encoding ornithine decarboxylase 1-like isoform X1 produces the protein MSTFTPEDFGFTFLKDGTSVQDLIDQRIKALSASDAKDAFYVADLGEVMRRYLLWVREIPRVTPFYAVKCNASRPIVRTLAALGTGFDCASKYEMHLMMSLGVDPSRIIYSNTIKQPSNLKYATAHGIQKMTFDNEAELVKIAQCCENAKLLLRIAVDDSGSMLTMSKKFGAKLERCPELLKQAKKLGLDVIGVSFHVGSYCMTPVAYTKAITNARDVFDMAAKIGYKMTLLDLGGGYPGFSLPNISLFKEMAVDINKTLDKYFPVSTGVQIISEPGRFFPSSAYTLAVNIIGKRVDMEKSAYDGKEDGANSKTISYYVNDGIHTSFGSVIFPYAYVLPSTHKRSKPGERFYPSTIYGQTCDGHDQIVEDYSLPEAQEGEWMLFNHMGAYTVTTMTEFNGFPKPETQFVMTRKAWQRLLQIAAAKGDQVLLQQPSPHDEPDACCLVKPGLARKHNLKGKEGK
- the LOC133129502 gene encoding ornithine decarboxylase 1-like isoform X2 — its product is MSTFTPEDFGFTFLKDGTSVQDLIDQRIKALSASDAKDAFYVADLGEVMRRYLLWVREIPRVTPFYAVKCNASRPIVRTLAALGTGFDCASKYEMHLMMSLGVDPSRIIYSNTIKQPSNLKYATAHGIQKMTFDNEAELVKIAQCCENAKLLLRIAVDDSGSMLTMSKKFGAKLERCPELLKQAKKLGLDVIGVSFHVGSYCMTPVAYTKAITNARDVFDMAAKIGYKMTLLDLGGGYPGFSLPNISLFKEMAVDINKTLDKYFPVSTGVQIISEPGRFFPSSAYTLAVNIIGKRVDMEKSAYDGKEDGANSKTISYYVNDGIHTSFGSVIFPYAYVLPSTHKRSKPGERFYPSTIYGQTCDGHDQIVEDYSLPEAQEGEWMLFNHMGAYTVTTMTEFNGFPKPETQFVMTRKAWQRDDNTRAVQIKTESRNKNR